A stretch of DNA from Acidobacteriota bacterium:
TCGTCTCCAACGCCGACCCCAAGCGCACCTTCCTGGACCTGGTCGAACCGGAACATCTCCCCCCGGGATTCCGCGGTAGGGTCCGCGGCCGGCGGACCGAGATCGGGTACTTCAAGTTCCACGCCGCCATGGATGAATTGCCCGACTTTTCCTCCTGGCTGGGAAGGGACTACGATCAGCGAATCACGGCCCGCGTCTGGATCGGCCCCTCCATCGACTACGTGCGGCGCGCCTGGCGGGACGCCCGGCGGGGCCGTCCTTCGAGGCAGCCCGTCATGTCGATCCAGATCCCCTCCGTCTACGACGACAGCATCTGCCCGCCGGGCAAGCACGTCCTGTCCATCTTCGCCGAATACGCGCCGGTCCGTCCGGCCCGGGGCAATTGGGATGAACGCCGGGAGGAGGCGGGAGAGCGGCTGATTGACGCGGTGACGGCGTATGCGCCCAACTTTCGCCGTGCCATCGCAGACTGGATGCTCTTGACGCCTCTGGACCTGGAACGCCGCGTCTACCTGACCGCCGGCAACATCCACCACCTGGACATGACGCCGAGCCAGGTCTTCTCCCGCCGGCCGCTCACGGGCTGGGCCGAGTACCGGACCCCCGTCGAGGGCCTGTGGCTCTGCGGCGCCGGCACCCACCCGGGGGGCGAGGTCTCGGGAGCGCCCGGTCACAACGCGGCCCACGCCATCTTGCGGGATCTTCGGAGGGGCGATTTCCAATCGCCCGGTTCCCCCTCGTTTTCTGATGTCGAAAGTACCGGCGGTTAGGAAACCGCCGCGCCTGCGGGAGGCCGCCCATGCCCCGTCCCAATCTTCTGGTGCTGATGACCGATCAACAGCGAGCCGACACGGTGGGTCCCGCCTCTCCCTGCCGGACCCCCCACCTGGACGGCCTGGCTGCTCAGGGAACCCGGTTTCTCCGCGCCTACTCTTCCAACCCCATCTGCTCGCCCAGCCGGGCGAGCCTGATGACGGGGCTCCTGCCCCACAGCCACGGGATGGTCGACTGCACCCATACGGTGGAGCCCTATCGCGCCGACCTGAAGCCGGGACTCCCCTTCTGGAGCCGGGAGCTTCGGGACGCCGGGTATCGCACCGGCTACTACGGGAAATGGCACATCGAGCGCTCCAATCGGCTGGAGGATTTCGGATTCGATTCGTACGAGCTGATGGAAAGCTTCGAGGCGGCCGATGTGGGATGCCAACGGGTTCCCGACGCCGGCTACCTGGCGCGCCGCCGGAGCCTGGGACTCCCCGAATCGGATCGCCGCTGGGAACGCAAGGGGATGGTTCGCCATCCCGGCTACCGGGACCTGTTGCTGCACGGCGTCGTGGACGAGCCCGTGGAGGGAACCCGCGAGCACTACGTCTTCTCGCGCGGGATCGATTTCCTGAATGAACCGGCCCGCGGCGACCAACCGTGGTGCCTCTTCCTGAGCACCGCCGGTCCTCACGATCCCTACGTCGTGCCGCGGGAATACCGTCGCCGCTACGACGCCCGTTCCCTGACGCCTCCCCCCAGTTTCCAGGACGATCTGGCCGGCCGTCCCGCCATCTACCGGCGGATGCAGAGGGTGTGGGACCAGATGCGGTGGTCCGATTTCGCCGAGGCCACCGTCTGCTACTACGCCTTCTGTTCCCTCGTCGACGACCAGATCGGGAGGATTCTGAGGGTCCTGGAGGAGACGGGCCAGTCGGAGAATACGCTGGTGCTGTTCCTGTCGGACCACGGTGACTACATGGGGGCCCACCGGCTGATGCTCAAGGGGGTCCCCGCCTTCGAGGAGGCTTATCGCGTGCCCCTGATCCTGAAAGGTCCCGGGGTGAATCCGGGACAGGAGGTCCCCGAGATCGTCAGTCTGCTGGACGTGGCGCCGACCCTGACGGAGCTGACGCTGGGAGAGGACTTCTCCTGCCACGGGCGGTCGCTGCGTCCGCTGCTGAGGGGAGACGGTTCCGGTTGGGAGTCCGAGGCCTACGCTGAGATGCAGGGACAACGGATGGCCTACACCCAACGGGTTCTCTGGAGAGGCAACTTCAAGTACGTCTTCAACACCTTCGACGAAGACGAGATCTACGACCTGGAACAGGATCCCCACGAGCTGCGCAACCTGGCCGGAAGCCGCGGGTCCCTGTGCCGGGAGGTGGCGGCTCGGATGTGGGAAATCGCCCGAGCCACCGGCGACTACAACCTCTACGAGTCCCAGTACGGCTGCTTCCGCTGGGCGCCCGTGGGGCCGGAGGCGTAGGAGCTTCCCCACCGGCCCATGCCCGGCGAAATGCCGGTAGAAAAAGGAAAGGAGCGGCGGTTTCCTAACCGCCGAACTGGAGCGGCGATTTCCAATCGCCGAACTCCTGACTGACAAACTTGGCGACAAAGATTGGGCGATAGGAAATCGCCCCTCCTTTTTCTTAGAAGCTCCCCCACCGGCCGGGGGCCGGCGGACGCCCGGCAGAAAAAGGAAAGGAGCGGCGGTTTCCTGACCGCCGAGCTCCGGTGCGACAAACTTGGCAACGAAGACTGGGCGATTGGAAATCGCCCAGTCTTTTTCTTAGAAGCTCCCCAGGGGCCGGCAGGAAGGGAGGCGCTCCCTAACCCCCGGAAGCGGGGGTAGGAATACCCCCGCTCCCGGTTGGAATCCGCCGCTCCCTACGGCGCGCCAAATCGGAACGAATAGAGATTCGCGTCCCGCAGCACGAATCGGAGGCGCACCACATGGCCCTCCAGCTCGCTCAGATCCTCCTTCTCCCCCCAATTCACAACCCGATCCAACTCATCGCCGTAGATCTCGCTACTGTCCTCCAGATTGAAGCCCAGCACCGGGCGTGAAAAGTGGTTGAGCACCTCCACCCGGACCGATCCCGTGACCGAGGTGGAGTAGTTGATCCGCAGGCGGCTCCCCTTGAATTTCAACGGCCGCGTCGTGAGCTCTCCTCCCAGATCGGGGGCATGCACCGAGATGAACCCGTCCTGCCGCAGCGTCACCCGCCGGATGTGGGCGTGGGGCGTCCGGTAGTTGTGGGTCATGTACATGGACAGCTCTCCGGGAGCGGTCCGGACCAGGCCCGAACCGAAGGACATGGCGCGCTCGTGCCAGTTGTTCTCGTCGAATCCGGGACGGATCCAGGCCTCGCGAAAGGTCCGCTGCCAGCGGAGTCCGTCGCGGCTGCTGAGCAGGGCGATGTCCGAGAGGCCGGGGAAGGGCCAGCCCTCGTCGCCCCGGTCCAGGATGAAGCGCATGGGGAACATGAGGTAGACGTTTCGCGCCCAGGGATAGGGGATGGCGGCGCTGCTGTAGAACTGTTCCCGGGGTTGGGTCCCGAAGGGGATCTCCACCCATACGGGGCCGTCCCAGGTGCGGAAGTCGGGGGAGGTGAAACGGCGAATGGTCCGGTTGGCCTCTCCGCTGGTTCCCGAGGCGTCCAACTGTTTCTCCGGGGTCGATCCCCACCAGCCGCGCTTGTAGATGACGTACCGGGACTGCCAGGGGTCCCAGAACGCGGCATGCGGACCGTCGTTGACCTGATCCTGGAGCCTCCGGATCAGGGGATCGGGCTGGATCGGTTTCCACCGGATCCCGTCCGCCGAGACCAGTCCGTGGATGTCCCGGGTCTGGACGATGGCCTTGTACCTCTCCCCCTCCGGGACCCCGGGGTTCGGGTCCTTGAAGACGCACATGTTGATCCCCTGGTTCCCGGGAGTGGGCCAGACCAGGTTGTTGTCCGTGGAGCCTTGCGACTCCACCAGCCCCAACGAGGGCCGCTGCCAACCAATCCCGTCCTTGCTCTCGGCGTAGGCCGTCTGGGCCACGCCGTCATGGTTGCCCTGGGAAACCCGGTACCACATCCGGAAACGGTCGCCGTCCCGGATCACGATGGGATGCCAGGATGTATCCCCCTCCCAGGGCTTCTCGTATCGCAGCACCTCTTCCCGCAGAACCGGCCGATGCAGCTCGAACTCGGCGCCGCGCATCTCGTCGATGAGGCCCCGGTCCAGAAAGAGCTGGCGGTCGGACCCGATATTGACGAAGGACTGTCCACCCAGTACGGGCAGCGAGGCCAGCAGGCAAGCGAATAGAACTCTTTTCATATCTCCTCCCGTGGGCAGGATAGGTTCGGGACGACAGCCGGTCAACGAACCCCTGCGCTCTGGCTCTCCGCCGCGCGGGGGACGGATCGACCTTCGTTTGCATAAAGGAGGACCGATTGGTAGAGTAAATCACTGGAAAATCACCTTAATGGTCAACTTAATCACCCAATAATCACCGTTTATATGTAAAAATACTATCCTTTTTTCAGCGCATTTCGGAGACCGGCGCCGGACGCGCCTGGCCACGGGTAAACGTCGTATTGGGGGGACAGAAAGAACATGGATAAAACATTCCAGGTCATTCAGTTCCGGAACAATTTCGGGTGGCTTGAAATTCCACGGCAGGCGCCCGGGACGCTGCGTCCGACGGTGAATTTCTTGATCGTGAGGAGATCATCCCATTTTGTCCAAGGCTTCATTTTCAGCTCTGATCAAAATTTTTACTATCCTTTTATCAGATATTTCACCTGAATCCACGAGTCCATCTTTTCTTGCCCTCCCTGATTCCTCCTGGAGGTGGCGGACACGGCTACTGGGCTGAACGGATGTTCCCGATTGGGGAGAAATGGAAGCGTTATGCTCAAACCGCAAACTGCCGATGCCTGTCCAGCCGACCGCCATTCCGGGATCAAAGCAGATGCAGCCGCCGTCCCGGCTTCGGAATCTTCCTTGGCCGATGCTCCCGGGAGAGTCGTCGAGCTGGCCGCCGCGTCCCTGTCGAAGAACACGCGCCGCGCCTATCGAGGCGCCTTGCAGCGGTTGCAGCACTATCTGGACAAACACGATGCCAGCCTCACGGATGGTTGGCTGGCCAGCTACCTCGCCTCTCTGTTTCATCGGGGCCGCTCCCCCTCCTCAGCCAGCATGGTCGTGGCAGCCGTCCGCTTTCAGGCCAGGACCACCGGCGCGCCTTCACCCGTGGGGCCGGCCACCGATCGGGTCCTGGCCGGGTTCCGGCGCGAGGGACGCCGGAGGGGCCGGGGTCAAGTCGAAGGGATCAGTTGGGAGATGGCGGACGTCATTGCCGCCCTCATCACTGCCGTCGAGACGGGCTCTCTTGCGGCCTTCCGTGACGCCGCCCTGATCTCCATCATGTCTGACGCCATGCTTCGGGTTTCCGAAGTCGCCGCGCTTCAGTGCGCCGACATCCGGGAGGACGATGGAGGCGCCGGCTTGCTCACGATTCACAGTTCCAAGACCGACCAGGAGGGGGAAGGGACGATCCTGTTTCTGGGTGCGCTCACCATGAGGCGGGTCCGCGCCTGGATGACCGCCGCCGGCTTCAATTCAGGACCCCTGTTTCGGCCGGTGCGGGTCGGAGGCATCGTGGAGGATGGGGCCCTCAGTTCCCGAAGCATCCGGAACGTCATCCAGAAGAGGGCGAAGCAGGCCGGCATCGACGGTGGGCGAATCTCCGGGCACTCGCTCCGGGTCGGGTCGGCTCAGTCCCTGGCCCTTCGGGGAGCTTCCCTGGTGGAGTTCCAACAAGCCGGACGCTGGACCTCGCCGCACATGCCGGGCCGGTATGTCCGGGGGCAACTTGCCTCCCGTGGACCCATGGCCCGGATCCGGTACGGGAAGGGATCCTGAACGTATCAGCCGAACCGGGCTGATACGGGAGGTCATCAGCGCCGCCGGCATGATTGCGAAGCAGCCGGGAAGGGTCCGGCGCATGGGAGGGAGGGCGCCCCGAGTCCTGTGACCCCGGGAGACGGGAAGATCGGCCCTGTTCCGGCCGAACGGGACACAGGCTCCGTCCCCACTCTCGGAGTTGGCGAACCAGAGCAACTCCGGCCCGCATCTTCATCCCCTCAGGAACCCGACGGCCTCAATCCCTCGGGTTGCTGACGATACGCCGGCCCGGGTCGGGGGGCTCCTGCTGCTCGAGGAGGCGGCTGGCAATCTCGACGGCGGACAGATCCACCTTGAGATTGCGAATTTGCAGAGCCTTCAGGGCGCTGCCCTTTCGGCCCCAGGGACGGCCGTCGCTGCGGATTCTATGCGGTTTCATATTGCTCCTCTCGATTGGCCGGATGGCCTGCTATCAATCCAATCTGCCATTCCGGAACTACCCACCGATCATCTCTGCAGCTCGTCGATGTTGGATCGGGCTGCGCCGAGCGGCATGCCCGGCGTCGCCTCTCGACCCTTTTGACGAGCCTGGCTCGGCAATCGCGTTCTCGAAGCGCTTCACCAGAAAAAACGCTGCCATAAACGCCCAAAAAAATTGACTTGAGCGCCGTATTGGGAGCTTCCGATAACGGGAAATATCGGAACCGAGGTAAAAACAGGGCACGCATCCGGACCCGAAATCCCTTCTTGAAAGTCATCGATTCGCCCTTGGAAGAGTGGGACACGCCGTTGTCATCCGTGCGGCGGCCCCCCGGGAGCCGCCAGGGCTTCCCGGATCATCTTCGCCATCCTCCAGGCCGTGACGCGGGAGATTCCCAATCCCTCATGCAATGTCATCATGGATGTCCTCAGGGACATATCGGAGGAGACGAGGTGAATCGCCAATACCCAGGTCCTGAGCTTGGTCTTGTTCTGCCCCAGGAGGGTCCCCTTGCGGACGCTGAAGTACCCCTTGCAGTCCTTGCACCGGTAGCGCATGGCCACCTGGCGCGGATCCCGGGTTCGGTGGTGGTACCAGCGGTCGGAGCCGCAGGCCGGACACCAGAGCTGGCCCCGCCAGCGGATGGCGGCGAGCCATTGCTCGGCGGCTTTCTCGTCGGGAAAGGTTTGGAAGAGTTCAGGCAGTGTCATGATAAGGCCTGCGGCGGGGCCGACCCATGCGGCCCCTTCAGGGGTGCCACAGGGAAACCCGAGAGAGCTTGCGCGTCGTCACTGTCCGGTAACGAAGAGCTCGGGATAGGGCTCCACATCGGGTTTCTCCAGAACGTGGGGGTAGAAAGGATGGTTGAAAATCTGCCCCTGCATTCTGGAATTCGTTGCAGCATGGTGAATAAAGAAGGGGGAGACCTGATAGCAGGCCTCCCCCTTTTCGTTTCCGCCCGGGCCGTCGACTCACCTTTTTGAGGGTTGAGGCGAGCGACGATCCCTCGGCTAAGCCGTCCAGCCTAGTTGGCCGGAGACGCAGGAGACTTCAGAGACCACGAAGCCGCGAAGGTCGAAGACGAAGTAATGAACTTCAGCAAGGCTTGTCCCGTGGTGACGTATGCACGGTCTTCCATTGCCTCTTCCACGATCAGCGTGCCGGCCGTGTAGGTCCGCTCGTCCGAAGTGGGGACACCATCGGCATCCTCGACCGTCGAGCCGGTTGCAGCATCTCCATCTCCATAGTCCATTTTGCAGGTCAATGAACTGCGCTTGAACTTGATCCATCCCGGGGACGCGCTCATCATGGGATCCAACATGGCATCCAGACCGGCAAATTTCTTACCGTCACCTGCGGAAGCCGCGGGAACGATGTCCGTCAGACTGCTGAGCATCCAAGGACCCATGATCATGGTTCCGGTACACTTGGCGAGATCCGCATCGGTCATGACACGGATACCCTCGACGATGATATTGATGCCCGCCGGAGCCTTCGGAGCGTCCGTTCCGCCGAATACGGGTCCGGCATCGGCAGCAGGATCGGGCAACGCATCACCCATACCGTCCATGAGAGAAATCGTGTAGCCGGTCTTGGCGGCGATCAGCTTGTAACCGCCGGCTCCACCGAATTCATCCGCTGCGGACAGCAGCAGCATGATCTGCTTGGACTCCGCCCCTCCGCCGTGAAGAGCCGGAAGCACCAGAGCCCCCATGTCGAGGCCTCTATTATCACGGCAGCCCGTAGGGGGGGTCGCCGTACGATCGCAGGTGTCGGTATTTGTGATTTTGTTGTCGCCATCGGTCGTATAACCGGTAACGTTAAAGGAGTCCACACTCTCGCTGCCGCCGGCGTCCTTTTCAGCCAACCGGCCTCCGTCGAGACCTTCAGCGGTGTCAGTGGGAGTGTTGGCGGTGTTCTCATCCGCACCAGTCAAAACCTGATAGTCGGAGTTCGTCGGAGCATCCGCAGCCTCGGCGTCTATATCTCGAGCCAGTCCCATGTTGGCCGTATTCGCAACGGCGGGACGGATGATCGGCGTGCCACCCCAGGATGCGGTCTGATCGGCTCCACCCGTGTCGGTGGAAACCAGCGCTTCCGTGAAATGCCCGGTCAGGTGGTTGAATGAGACGGGCTGGGCGTTACCCACGTTCAGATCGCCGACATTCTTGGAAGTATCATCGGCCATGATTGGAGGCTCTGCGTCCGGATCTGCTTTCCTACAATCGTTTACTCCGTCTGCTCCGAGGGCCGTGTACCCGAGATTGGCGGCGGCAGCGGGATCGGTGGGATCAGTAGTCTGAAGCACTCCGCAATTGTCGATGTTGTCGGTGCCGTGCATATCCGCGGCCAGGAAGGTCGGGAAGAGGATATTCGCCGTCTCGGCCTGATTTCGATCAGCAGCGACATCGATCTTGTCTTTATCGTCAGCGTCAGTAGCGTTAGCTTCAACACCTACATTTGCCCCAACTGCGGTGATGGCGATCACAAAATGACCGGAATTGATTCCGGCGCCATCATCATCGTTCGTCATCGCAGGGAGGGCGCCGAGAACCTCACTCACGTTGGTGCCATCCATGTCGTCATCGGTGGCCGTCCCCGGAATCATGTGGTTCAAGGGGTCGATCAGAACGTTTGAATCGGCTGGGAGGACCCTCAGGTACCACAGAACCAGCGACATTTCGTCATTGTAGTACTGAGTCAGCACTGTAACCGCCTGTGAATCGTGGGCGTTTGCAATGGAAATGAAGTTCCTGTGGGCCATGTTGCCCTGGAAGATCAACTGCGAGCCCTTGTCGGCGGCGAGACCCTGATCCACGACCGCGGTGAGCGCGAGGATCGGGACGACGCCCAAAACCAGAATTTTGAAAATCGATTTCATTGTGTAACTCCTTGCTTGTTTGGTTGAAACAAAAAACCCGTTAAGATCCAGTAACCTCACGCCTCCCCCATAGGCTGTGCTCCTCTCCCGACTTCCGATAATTCCCGTTAACAGAACCTTCGGTCCAAATTTTCACGCCGTATGAAATCTAAGGATGCACGAACCCGCTTCGGGTTGCAAGTTTCGTGCAGGTAGCCGCCCTCGGGGGCTCGTCCGGCAGCCGCAGTGTATCCTAAACGGCATCCTTTGTGGAACTTGGGGAGATTGCCATGAATCGAGGACTGCTGTCACTGATCGAAGCCGAGTACCGGCGCTACCAGGCTCTCGGCGAGGGAACGTTCCGACAGTTGAGCGCCGAGGAGCTGGTGACGGACTCCGCGGGGGCCAACTCCATCGCCATGATCGTCTGGCACGTCGCCGGCAATCTGGAATCCCGGTTTACGGATTTTTTGACCACGGACGGCGAGAAACCCTGGCGGAAGCGGGACTCCGAATTCGAGCCCCGGACGCCGTCGCGCGACGTGATCCAGGAGAAGTGGGACCGGGGGTGGCGGGTGCTCTTCGGCTCGTTGCAAGAGCTCACGGATGACGATCTGAGCCGTCCCGTGACCATACGGGGGGTGTCCATGGGCGCCGATGAGGCGCTGCTGCGCTCCGTGGCGCATGCCGCTTATCATGTCGGACAGATCGTCTACCTGGGCAAGTGCTTCCGGGGGGATTCCTGGGAATCGCTGAGCATTCCGCCGGGAAAGTCCGAGGAATACAATGCCAATCCGGTATTCGAGAAAGCCGGCGGGCACGCCAAGAGGTTGTCGTAGACCGGGGTATCCGGTTTTTGGGGAGTGCGGGAACGACAGGGGCAGGAAGGGAGAGGGCAACAATGGACTTTGATGTCGAAGGAAACCTTGGAGCCGCGGAGCGTTCCGTGTCTTCGTTGGAGCGGGACGGGCAGGCGGCTCGCGCGGTCACTCTTGCCCGGAGCTACGCGGCGACGGCTGCGGACCTTTGGGACGCTGTGGCCAACCCGGAGCGGATTCCACGCTGGTTCCTGCCGGTCAGCGGCGAGCTGGAAGTTGGGGGCCGCTACCAGTTGGAAGGCAACGCAGGCGGCGTGATCACGGCTTGTGAACCTCCAGTCCATTTCGCGGTGACCTGGGAGTTCGGCGGCGACGTCAGTTGGGTGGAGGCACGCGTTTCGGACGACGGAGCCGGCCGCGCGCGGCTGACGCTGACGCACATCCAGCATCTCTCGGACCACTGGGACACGTACGGGGCGGGCGCGGTCGGCGTGGGGTGGGAGTGTGGTCTTTTGGGGCTCGCGATCCATCTCGCGGACCCGGACGAGCCGATGCCTGACCCGGCCGCGTTTGCCGTTTCTCCGGACGGCAAGGCGTTCATCACGGGCAGCAGCGACGGGTGGGAGCAGGCGGCGGTCGCGTCCGGAACCGCTCCCGGCGCCGCGCGTTCGAGGGCGGGGCGCACGACCGCGTTCTACACCGGCGAACCGGTTGAGGACGCCTCTGGTGCCGGTGCCGAGGCGGGCCGGACAGGGGATGGAACATGAATTCACAGACCACTGATCTCAGGTATCCGATCGGGAAGTTCTCGCTCCCGGGCGAGATGACACCCGGCCGGATCGCTGCCTGGATCGACGACATTTCGGCGTTGCCGCGTGATCTCCGGCGAACCGTTTCGCCCTTGACGGACGGCCAGCTCGACACTCCGTACCGTCCCGGCGGCTGGACGGTCCGGCAGGTGGTCCACCACCTGGCCGACAGCCACATGAACAGCTACATTCGGTTCAAGTTGGCGCTGACGGAAGAACGGCCGGTGATCAAGGCCTACGACGAGAAGAGCTGGGCCGAGCTGCCGGACAGCCGGGAGCCGATCGCTTCTTCGCTCGACCTCTTGTCGGCCCTTCACCGCCGCTGGGCGGATCTGTTGCGCGGCCTGAGCCGGGCGCAGTTGCAGCGGGAGTTCGTGCATCCCGAGTCGGGCGCCTCCCGGCTTGAGGTCATGGTCGCCGCCTACTCCTGGCACGGCCGGCATCATCTCGCTCACATCCAACGGCTGCTGGAACGCGAGGGCTGGGGAGCGGCGGTTTCCTAACCGCCGATTCCGGGGAAAAAAGACAAAATGGGGGACTAACAGTCCCCCCTCCTGGTGCTAGACTTGCCCGGTTCATTTCAACGGGCTGAACCTGAACTTGGTGGCGTCTTCTCATGGCAAATCGACCCAAACGACCCGGCTCATTCCGCATCCGCCTGGGGGTCGCCCTCACGTTGCTGGCGGGCTCCTTGATGTTCGCCCTCGTGAATACCGGTCCGCCCGCCGTGAACGACCCTCATACCGCAGTCGTTCCCGCCCGGGTCCAGCCCGCCTTTCCGCAACCGATCCGGGGAAAGGCGGTCCGCTCCAAGGTGATCGAGCTGATGGGGATGGATGCGATCCCCCCGAGGGAAATCCAGTATTCAACCGGGGAGACGGCGCGTACCGATGACGGACTCCTGAGAACGCCCGTGACCTTCGTCAATTCCTTGGGAGAGACGGTGCCCGGAATCCTCCTTGTTCCCGCCGGGGCAAGTCCCGGATCGCTGGCGGGAGTCGTCTGCATGCCG
This window harbors:
- a CDS encoding sulfatase-like hydrolase/transferase → MPRPNLLVLMTDQQRADTVGPASPCRTPHLDGLAAQGTRFLRAYSSNPICSPSRASLMTGLLPHSHGMVDCTHTVEPYRADLKPGLPFWSRELRDAGYRTGYYGKWHIERSNRLEDFGFDSYELMESFEAADVGCQRVPDAGYLARRRSLGLPESDRRWERKGMVRHPGYRDLLLHGVVDEPVEGTREHYVFSRGIDFLNEPARGDQPWCLFLSTAGPHDPYVVPREYRRRYDARSLTPPPSFQDDLAGRPAIYRRMQRVWDQMRWSDFAEATVCYYAFCSLVDDQIGRILRVLEETGQSENTLVLFLSDHGDYMGAHRLMLKGVPAFEEAYRVPLILKGPGVNPGQEVPEIVSLLDVAPTLTELTLGEDFSCHGRSLRPLLRGDGSGWESEAYAEMQGQRMAYTQRVLWRGNFKYVFNTFDEDEIYDLEQDPHELRNLAGSRGSLCREVAARMWEIARATGDYNLYESQYGCFRWAPVGPEA
- a CDS encoding tyrosine-type recombinase/integrase yields the protein MADAPGRVVELAAASLSKNTRRAYRGALQRLQHYLDKHDASLTDGWLASYLASLFHRGRSPSSASMVVAAVRFQARTTGAPSPVGPATDRVLAGFRREGRRRGRGQVEGISWEMADVIAALITAVETGSLAAFRDAALISIMSDAMLRVSEVAALQCADIREDDGGAGLLTIHSSKTDQEGEGTILFLGALTMRRVRAWMTAAGFNSGPLFRPVRVGGIVEDGALSSRSIRNVIQKRAKQAGIDGGRISGHSLRVGSAQSLALRGASLVEFQQAGRWTSPHMPGRYVRGQLASRGPMARIRYGKGS
- a CDS encoding transposase, whose product is MTLPELFQTFPDEKAAEQWLAAIRWRGQLWCPACGSDRWYHHRTRDPRQVAMRYRCKDCKGYFSVRKGTLLGQNKTKLRTWVLAIHLVSSDMSLRTSMMTLHEGLGISRVTAWRMAKMIREALAAPGGPPHG
- a CDS encoding DUF1572 family protein; this encodes MNRGLLSLIEAEYRRYQALGEGTFRQLSAEELVTDSAGANSIAMIVWHVAGNLESRFTDFLTTDGEKPWRKRDSEFEPRTPSRDVIQEKWDRGWRVLFGSLQELTDDDLSRPVTIRGVSMGADEALLRSVAHAAYHVGQIVYLGKCFRGDSWESLSIPPGKSEEYNANPVFEKAGGHAKRLS
- a CDS encoding SRPBCC family protein, which produces MDFDVEGNLGAAERSVSSLERDGQAARAVTLARSYAATAADLWDAVANPERIPRWFLPVSGELEVGGRYQLEGNAGGVITACEPPVHFAVTWEFGGDVSWVEARVSDDGAGRARLTLTHIQHLSDHWDTYGAGAVGVGWECGLLGLAIHLADPDEPMPDPAAFAVSPDGKAFITGSSDGWEQAAVASGTAPGAARSRAGRTTAFYTGEPVEDASGAGAEAGRTGDGT
- the bstA gene encoding bacillithiol transferase BstA; this translates as MNSQTTDLRYPIGKFSLPGEMTPGRIAAWIDDISALPRDLRRTVSPLTDGQLDTPYRPGGWTVRQVVHHLADSHMNSYIRFKLALTEERPVIKAYDEKSWAELPDSREPIASSLDLLSALHRRWADLLRGLSRAQLQREFVHPESGASRLEVMVAAYSWHGRHHLAHIQRLLEREGWGAAVS